Proteins from one Planctomyces sp. SH-PL62 genomic window:
- a CDS encoding CHAD domain-containing protein, translating to MTSPVVPKPDSLRDAIPRTKPSDPAAKAVTSSLRSAVERLQAAEALAREGDVEGPHRLRTSARRLRSELRAFSDLVEPEWRTRLEGELKWLGNAIGEVRDLDVLRERFEKGESDEHRLALAPLFEWLAERHATATRTMHETLDGERFRAVLAELRTGLANPPLVARARKPCHRVLPPLVAKAWERLRKDARGLDADTPDPIFHDLRKRAKRARYTTELIAPALGSRVEKPAEGLIRLARKIQDLLGEHQDTIVAGTEVETFVAQGSHDESFRQAAQALLQRLRAAADASRDAFLKLRPKLAKPKYAGRLKPKR from the coding sequence ATGACTTCTCCAGTCGTTCCGAAACCGGACAGCCTCCGCGACGCGATCCCACGAACGAAACCCAGCGACCCCGCCGCGAAGGCCGTCACCTCATCGCTGCGGTCGGCGGTCGAGCGACTCCAGGCGGCCGAAGCCCTGGCGCGCGAGGGGGACGTCGAGGGGCCTCATCGACTTCGGACCTCGGCCCGACGGCTCCGCAGCGAGCTGCGAGCGTTCAGCGACCTCGTCGAACCCGAATGGCGGACCCGGCTCGAAGGCGAGCTCAAATGGCTGGGCAACGCGATCGGCGAGGTTCGTGACCTGGACGTGCTTCGCGAACGCTTTGAGAAGGGGGAGTCGGACGAGCACCGCCTGGCGCTGGCTCCCCTCTTCGAGTGGCTCGCCGAGCGGCACGCGACGGCCACGCGGACGATGCACGAGACGCTCGACGGCGAGCGGTTCCGGGCCGTCCTGGCCGAACTGCGAACCGGCCTCGCGAATCCTCCTCTGGTCGCCAGGGCTCGGAAACCCTGCCACAGGGTCCTCCCACCGCTGGTCGCGAAGGCCTGGGAGAGACTCCGCAAGGACGCCCGGGGGCTCGACGCCGACACCCCCGACCCGATCTTCCACGACCTCCGCAAGCGGGCCAAGCGCGCCCGATACACGACCGAGCTGATCGCACCCGCCCTGGGGTCGCGGGTCGAGAAACCGGCCGAGGGGCTCATCCGCCTGGCCCGGAAGATCCAGGACCTCCTCGGCGAGCATCAAGACACCATCGTCGCCGGGACGGAGGTCGAGACGTTCGTGGCCCAGGGCTCGCACGACGAATCCTTCCGCCAGGCCGCGCAGGCCCTCCTCCAACGCCTCCGCGCCGCCGCCGACGCCTCGCGCGACGCCTTCCTCAAACTCCGTCCCAAGCTCGCCAAACCAAAATACGCCGGCCGCCTCAAACCGAAGCGCTGA
- a CDS encoding carbon starvation protein A yields MTMHAMPVMVGVLAILAIAFRFYSGFLARRVAALDDSRVTPAYRFQDGQNFEPTNRWVLFGHHFAAISGAGPLIGPVLAIQFGYLPGLIWIVIGVCLAGAVQDMMVLALSTQRGGRSLASLARTEIGRPAGIAASIAILYIIIIALAGLGVVVVKALGGEEVAMRAGTVLTYPENAWVDARVEQGGPRIYNVPPGSKYRFGEGEGQAMDFSEPFQLAVPAEQALREAPDGEGFVLPENARRLVPGSSWGTFTIAMTIPIALFVGWYMYRLRPGKVVEASLIGAVMVLAVTGLGSLVPRSPLEPYFALSRNWTVFAVAAYGFVAAVLPVWLLLSPRDYLSSFLKVGTIFLLVGGVVVTNPRLEAPAVSTFFADGGGPYFNGPIFPYVFICIMCGAISGFHALVSSGTTPKMIMREGDVRMIGYGSMLMEGLVAVVALIAAAALPSSMYYDINIDLGKRPDFLAANPDFAQFLKAGEFDIHGGHGLEPAPGAAPMSELAEMERDVQESLHGRTGGAVTLAVGMARIFTEAAPGLGALKAFWYHFALMFEALFILTTIDAGTRIARFLVQEILGRIWKPLGDLDWAPASMLATGLVVFAWGYFIATGSVESIWPMFGLANQLLAVIALTVVTTALFNAGRGRYAWVTILPMSFVVATTSTAAYYEISGKFWGMIQAGQVLKGWLNIGLTVMLIACVAVILASAVSRWLAPRPALIDEAAPEPATYEDLGD; encoded by the coding sequence ATGACGATGCATGCGATGCCGGTGATGGTCGGGGTCCTGGCGATCCTGGCGATCGCCTTCCGCTTCTACAGCGGGTTCCTGGCCCGCCGGGTCGCGGCGCTCGACGACTCGCGGGTGACGCCGGCTTATCGCTTCCAGGACGGCCAGAACTTCGAGCCGACCAACCGCTGGGTCCTCTTCGGCCACCACTTCGCCGCCATCTCGGGCGCTGGGCCGCTGATCGGCCCGGTGCTGGCGATCCAGTTCGGCTACCTCCCCGGCCTGATCTGGATCGTGATCGGCGTCTGCCTGGCGGGCGCGGTGCAGGACATGATGGTGCTCGCCCTCTCGACCCAGCGGGGCGGCCGGAGCCTGGCGAGCCTGGCCCGCACCGAGATCGGCCGGCCGGCGGGGATCGCGGCGTCGATCGCCATCCTCTACATCATCATCATCGCGCTGGCGGGCCTCGGAGTCGTCGTGGTCAAGGCGCTCGGCGGCGAGGAGGTCGCCATGAGGGCCGGGACCGTCCTGACCTATCCCGAAAACGCCTGGGTCGACGCCCGCGTTGAACAAGGGGGCCCCCGGATTTACAACGTCCCGCCCGGCTCCAAATACCGCTTCGGCGAGGGCGAGGGGCAGGCGATGGACTTCAGCGAGCCCTTCCAGCTCGCCGTGCCGGCCGAACAGGCGTTGCGGGAGGCCCCCGACGGCGAGGGGTTCGTCCTCCCCGAGAACGCGCGGCGGCTGGTCCCCGGCAGCTCGTGGGGGACGTTCACGATCGCCATGACGATCCCCATCGCGCTGTTCGTGGGCTGGTACATGTACCGCCTGCGGCCCGGCAAAGTGGTCGAGGCTTCGCTGATCGGCGCCGTCATGGTCCTGGCGGTCACCGGCCTGGGGAGCCTGGTGCCGAGGTCGCCGCTGGAGCCGTACTTCGCCCTCTCGCGGAACTGGACGGTCTTCGCGGTCGCCGCCTACGGCTTCGTCGCGGCGGTCCTGCCGGTCTGGCTCCTGCTCAGCCCGCGCGACTACCTCTCCAGCTTCCTGAAGGTCGGCACCATCTTCCTGCTCGTGGGGGGCGTCGTCGTCACCAACCCCAGGCTCGAAGCGCCGGCGGTCAGCACGTTCTTCGCGGACGGCGGCGGGCCCTACTTCAACGGGCCGATCTTCCCTTACGTCTTCATCTGCATCATGTGCGGGGCCATCTCCGGGTTCCACGCGCTGGTCTCCTCGGGGACGACCCCCAAGATGATCATGCGCGAAGGGGACGTGCGCATGATCGGCTACGGGTCCATGCTGATGGAGGGTCTCGTGGCGGTGGTCGCCCTGATCGCCGCGGCGGCGCTGCCGAGCTCGATGTACTACGACATCAACATCGACCTGGGCAAACGGCCCGACTTCCTCGCCGCCAACCCCGACTTCGCGCAATTCCTCAAGGCGGGCGAGTTCGACATCCACGGCGGCCACGGCCTCGAGCCTGCTCCGGGGGCGGCCCCGATGAGCGAGCTGGCGGAGATGGAGCGCGACGTGCAGGAATCGCTCCACGGCCGGACCGGCGGGGCGGTCACGCTCGCCGTCGGCATGGCCCGCATCTTCACCGAGGCGGCCCCCGGCCTGGGGGCCTTGAAGGCCTTCTGGTACCACTTCGCGCTGATGTTCGAGGCCCTCTTCATCCTGACGACGATCGACGCCGGGACCCGGATCGCGCGATTCCTCGTCCAGGAGATCCTCGGCCGGATCTGGAAGCCGCTGGGCGACCTGGACTGGGCGCCGGCCTCGATGCTGGCGACCGGCCTGGTCGTCTTCGCCTGGGGATACTTCATCGCCACCGGGTCGGTCGAGAGCATCTGGCCGATGTTCGGCCTGGCGAACCAGCTCCTGGCGGTCATCGCCCTGACGGTGGTGACGACGGCCCTGTTCAACGCCGGCCGGGGCCGCTACGCCTGGGTGACGATCCTCCCCATGTCCTTCGTGGTCGCCACCACCAGCACGGCCGCCTACTACGAGATCAGCGGCAAGTTCTGGGGCATGATCCAGGCGGGGCAAGTCCTCAAGGGCTGGCTCAACATCGGCCTCACCGTGATGCTCATCGCCTGCGTCGCCGTCATCCTGGCCTCCGCCGTCTCCCGATGGCTCGCACCCCGGCCGGCCCTCATCGACGAGGCCGCCCCCGAGCCGGCGACCTACGAGGACCTCGGCGACTGA